A window of Proteus columbae contains these coding sequences:
- the metH gene encoding methionine synthase has protein sequence MANIKQQLTEALAKRILVLDGAMGTMIQQYQLTEADYRGERFADWRCDVKGNNDLLVLTQPQIIADIHNAYFQAGADIVETNTFNSTSIAMADYQMESLCFELNEEAAKLAKACADKWSALTPDKPRYVAGVLGPTNRTASISPDVNDPAFRNVSFDKLVEAYREATRGLITGGVDLIMVETIFDTLNAKAAIFAIKCEFESLNIELPVMISGTITDASGRTLTGQTTEAFYHSLRHADALSFGLNCALGPRELRQYIQTLSQISETYVSAHPNAGLPNAFGGYDLDAQEMAEQIKEWAQAGFLNIVGGCCGTTPAHILAISQAVEGIAPRVLPSLKKACRLSGLEPLVIDENSLFVNVGERTNVTGSAKFKRLIKEGNYQEALDVARHQVENGAQIIDINMDEGMLDAVEAMTRFLNLIAGEPDIAKVPVMIDSSKWEVIEEGLKCIQGKGIVNSISMKEGEIPFLEHARLVRKYGAAVVVMAFDEVGQADTRERKIEICRRAYQLLTEQAGFPPEDIIFDPNIFAVATGIAEHNNYAVDFIEVCADIKSQLPYALISGGVSNVSFSFRGNDPVREAIHSVFLYYAVKNGMDMGIVNAGQLAIYDSLPDELRNAVEDVILNRHEESTDNLLALAERYRGTKSDEQNHQLAEWRQWNVEKRLEYALIKGITEFIVEDTEACRQQASSPIEVIEGPLMNGMNTVGDLFGEGKMFLPQVVKSARVMKQAVAYLEPYIQATKQAGTSAGKILLATVKGDVHDIGKNIVGVVLQCNNYEIIDLGVMVPCDKILQTAIDEKVDIIGLSGLITPSLDEMVNVAKEMERRGFSLPLMIGGATTSKAHTAVKIEPNYSHPTVYVQNASRTVGVVAALLSETQKADFVARTRREYEVVRQQYARKKPRTPPVSLEVARKNALQIDWQNYTPPKPNQLGVQEITASIETLREYIDWTPFFMTWSLAGKYPRILEDDVVGEEAKRVFADANAMLDKLSREKLLTPKGIVGIFPANRLGDDIVIYQDESRQQALLKSCHLRQQTEKNDFPNYCLADFIAPVESGVADYFGTFAVTGGLEEDTLANAYDNAHDDYNKIMVKALSDRLAEAFAEYLHQRVRTQIWGYSADENLSNDELIREKYQGTRPAPGYPACPEHTEKAKIWQLLDVENRIGMKLTDAYAMWPGASVSGWYFSHPDSKYFAVAQIQKDQVEDYAKRREMSVSEVERWLAPNLGYES, from the coding sequence GTGGCAAACATAAAGCAACAACTGACGGAAGCATTAGCAAAACGTATCTTAGTACTTGATGGTGCAATGGGTACAATGATCCAACAATATCAACTGACAGAAGCCGATTATCGAGGTGAGCGTTTTGCTGATTGGCGCTGTGATGTCAAAGGGAATAATGATCTTTTAGTTTTAACTCAACCGCAAATTATTGCCGATATTCATAATGCTTATTTTCAAGCAGGCGCTGATATTGTTGAAACCAACACCTTTAACTCGACATCTATTGCGATGGCGGATTATCAGATGGAGTCGCTTTGTTTCGAACTTAATGAAGAAGCGGCAAAATTAGCTAAAGCCTGTGCAGATAAATGGAGTGCCTTAACACCAGATAAACCTCGCTATGTCGCGGGTGTTTTGGGGCCAACCAATAGAACTGCCTCAATATCCCCAGATGTTAACGATCCGGCTTTTCGTAACGTTTCATTTGATAAGCTGGTGGAAGCTTATCGAGAAGCAACGCGCGGATTAATTACAGGCGGTGTTGATCTAATTATGGTCGAAACTATTTTCGACACACTAAATGCGAAAGCGGCTATTTTCGCCATTAAATGTGAATTTGAATCACTCAATATTGAGTTACCTGTAATGATCTCCGGTACCATTACGGATGCATCAGGAAGAACATTAACAGGTCAAACAACAGAAGCGTTCTATCACTCTTTACGCCATGCGGATGCGCTTTCATTTGGCTTAAATTGTGCTTTAGGCCCTAGAGAATTACGCCAATATATTCAAACACTTTCGCAAATTTCTGAAACCTATGTCAGTGCTCACCCTAATGCTGGTTTGCCTAACGCATTTGGAGGCTATGATTTAGATGCCCAAGAGATGGCTGAGCAAATTAAAGAGTGGGCACAAGCTGGTTTTCTCAATATTGTAGGTGGTTGTTGTGGAACCACTCCTGCGCATATTCTCGCCATTTCACAAGCGGTAGAAGGCATTGCACCAAGAGTATTACCTTCCTTGAAAAAAGCATGTCGTCTTTCAGGTCTTGAACCATTAGTTATTGATGAAAATTCACTGTTTGTGAATGTGGGCGAAAGAACCAACGTTACAGGTTCTGCCAAATTTAAACGCTTGATAAAAGAAGGTAATTACCAAGAAGCGTTAGATGTGGCACGTCATCAAGTTGAAAACGGTGCTCAAATCATTGATATCAACATGGATGAAGGCATGTTAGATGCCGTCGAAGCGATGACACGTTTTCTCAATCTCATTGCGGGTGAGCCTGATATTGCCAAAGTGCCTGTGATGATTGACTCCTCCAAATGGGAAGTGATCGAAGAAGGCCTAAAGTGTATTCAAGGCAAAGGTATTGTTAACTCAATTTCGATGAAAGAGGGTGAAATTCCTTTTCTTGAGCATGCTAGATTGGTGCGTAAATATGGTGCTGCTGTTGTCGTTATGGCGTTTGATGAAGTAGGGCAAGCGGATACCCGAGAACGCAAAATTGAAATTTGTCGTCGAGCTTATCAGTTATTGACCGAGCAAGCGGGTTTTCCTCCTGAAGATATTATTTTTGATCCTAATATATTCGCCGTCGCAACAGGTATTGCAGAACATAATAATTATGCCGTTGATTTTATTGAAGTCTGTGCGGATATTAAATCTCAACTGCCTTATGCCTTAATTTCTGGTGGGGTATCTAACGTTTCATTCTCATTTAGAGGTAACGATCCTGTTCGTGAAGCTATTCACTCTGTTTTTCTCTATTACGCAGTAAAAAATGGTATGGATATGGGGATTGTCAATGCGGGACAACTCGCCATTTATGACTCACTACCTGATGAACTGCGTAACGCAGTTGAAGATGTCATTTTAAATCGTCATGAAGAGAGCACAGATAATTTATTAGCATTGGCAGAACGTTATCGTGGCACTAAAAGTGATGAGCAAAATCATCAGCTTGCCGAATGGAGACAGTGGAATGTTGAGAAACGTTTAGAATACGCCTTAATTAAAGGGATCACCGAGTTTATTGTTGAAGATACAGAAGCTTGTCGCCAACAAGCATCAAGCCCTATTGAAGTGATTGAAGGGCCATTGATGAATGGTATGAATACCGTCGGTGATTTATTCGGTGAAGGCAAAATGTTTTTACCTCAAGTTGTGAAATCAGCAAGAGTGATGAAACAAGCCGTTGCTTATCTTGAGCCTTATATCCAAGCGACAAAACAGGCAGGAACTTCCGCAGGTAAAATTTTACTCGCCACAGTGAAAGGTGATGTTCACGATATTGGTAAAAATATTGTCGGTGTGGTTTTGCAGTGCAATAACTATGAAATTATCGACTTAGGTGTAATGGTGCCTTGCGATAAAATTTTGCAAACAGCGATCGATGAAAAAGTCGATATTATTGGTCTTTCAGGGCTGATCACGCCTTCACTTGATGAGATGGTGAATGTTGCTAAAGAGATGGAAAGGCGAGGTTTTTCCTTACCATTAATGATTGGTGGAGCAACAACGTCTAAAGCGCATACCGCAGTAAAAATAGAACCAAATTATAGTCATCCTACTGTTTATGTACAAAATGCATCGAGAACCGTAGGTGTTGTTGCTGCTCTATTATCTGAAACACAAAAAGCCGATTTTGTTGCTAGAACGCGTCGTGAATATGAAGTTGTACGTCAGCAATACGCCAGAAAAAAACCGCGTACACCGCCTGTTTCTTTAGAGGTTGCGCGAAAAAATGCGCTACAAATTGATTGGCAAAATTACACACCACCAAAGCCTAATCAATTAGGAGTGCAAGAGATCACGGCAAGTATTGAAACCTTGCGTGAATATATCGATTGGACGCCTTTCTTTATGACGTGGTCTTTAGCAGGGAAATATCCGCGTATTTTAGAAGATGATGTAGTCGGTGAAGAGGCAAAGCGTGTATTTGCCGATGCAAATGCGATGCTAGATAAACTAAGTCGTGAAAAATTATTAACACCTAAAGGAATTGTCGGGATATTCCCCGCTAATCGTCTGGGTGATGATATTGTGATTTATCAAGATGAAAGTCGCCAACAAGCACTTTTGAAAAGCTGTCATTTGCGTCAACAAACGGAGAAAAATGATTTTCCTAATTACTGTTTAGCTGATTTTATTGCTCCTGTTGAAAGTGGTGTTGCTGACTATTTTGGTACTTTCGCAGTCACGGGAGGATTAGAAGAAGATACTCTCGCGAATGCTTATGATAATGCCCATGATGACTACAATAAAATCATGGTAAAAGCGCTGTCAGATAGATTAGCAGAGGCTTTTGCTGAATATCTTCATCAACGGGTTAGAACTCAAATTTGGGGTTATAGCGCTGATGAAAACCTCTCCAATGACGAACTTATTCGAGAAAAATATCAAGGAACGCGACCTGCGCCGGGGTATCCTGCCTGTCCTGAGCACACAGAAAAAGCCAAAATTTGGCAATTACTTGATGTTGAAAATCGCATTGGGATGAAACTGACCGATGCGTATGCCATGTGGCCTGGGGCTTCAGTATCGGGTTGGTATTTTAGTCATCCTGACAGTAAATATTTCGCAGTTGCTCAAATTCAAAAAGATCAGGTTGAAGATTATGCAAAACGTCGAGAAATGAGCGTGAGTGAAGTTGAACGTTGGTTAGCGCCTAATTTAGGGTATGAGTCTTAG
- the iclR gene encoding glyoxylate bypass operon transcriptional repressor IclR, which yields MTVSPTNKKVRKTKTTATQSTAQGGPVQSLSRGLTLLEYISESPGGIALTDLAFQAGLPNSTTHRLLTTLQQHGFVRQVGDLGLWVVGTHAFIVGSSFLQTRNLLVMVHPILRQLMEDSGETVNLAILDQIEFDAVIVDQVQCNALMRMSAPIGGKLPMHASGAGKAFLSTLPENKLLPLLQKKGLMAYTPHTRTLPSSLKENLEQARKQGFSFDDEEHALGLRCIGACIYDEHHQPFAAISLSGPVSRMTDSRITELGAMVIKAAKQISREYGGVKS from the coding sequence ATGACAGTTTCCCCTACAAATAAAAAAGTGCGTAAGACGAAAACAACTGCCACTCAAAGCACCGCACAAGGAGGCCCTGTTCAGTCATTAAGTCGTGGACTGACATTATTGGAATATATTTCCGAATCTCCGGGTGGTATCGCCCTAACTGATTTAGCCTTTCAAGCTGGGTTACCCAATTCCACAACACACCGCCTACTCACTACACTTCAACAACATGGTTTTGTTCGCCAAGTCGGAGATTTAGGCTTATGGGTTGTAGGTACACACGCCTTTATTGTCGGCAGTAGTTTTCTGCAAACCCGTAACTTACTTGTTATGGTTCACCCCATCTTACGTCAATTAATGGAAGACTCAGGTGAAACGGTAAATTTGGCAATTCTTGACCAAATTGAATTTGATGCGGTGATTGTCGATCAAGTGCAATGTAATGCGTTAATGCGAATGTCTGCACCTATTGGCGGTAAATTACCCATGCACGCATCGGGTGCGGGTAAAGCGTTTCTTTCCACTTTACCAGAAAATAAATTACTGCCTTTGCTCCAGAAAAAAGGCCTAATGGCTTATACCCCTCATACACGAACACTTCCTTCATCCTTAAAAGAAAATTTAGAACAAGCCCGCAAACAAGGCTTCTCTTTCGATGATGAAGAGCATGCTTTAGGTTTACGCTGTATTGGTGCCTGTATTTATGATGAACACCACCAGCCTTTTGCCGCAATTTCGCTTTCAGGTCCTGTGTCTAGAATGACGGATTCTCGTATCACTGAATTGGGTGCGATGGTGATAAAAGCAGCAAAACAAATTAGCCGTGAATACGGTGGCGTAAAAAGTTAA
- the edd gene encoding phosphogluconate dehydratase — MNPKNHDHFQNDFAPLNETVKQVTERIVARSQSTRRAYLKKIEAAKSQTVHRAQLACGNLAHGFAACQADDKNRLKNMVHNDIAIITAYNDMLSAHQPYEDYPQKIKKALHAVGAVGQVAGGVPAMCDGVTQGQDGMELSLLSRDVIAMSAAVGLSHNMFDGALYLGICDKIVPGLAMAALSFGHLPAIFVPAGPMTSGLPNKEKVRIRQLYAEGKVDRNALLEAEAASYHSIGTCTFYGTANSNQMVMEIMGLHLPGASFVHPNTPLRDALTDAAASQIVRLTENSGNYLPIGQLVDEKVIVNGIIALLTTGGSTNLTMHLVAMARAAGIIINWDDFSELSQVVPLIARIYPNGPADINQFQAAGGIALIIRELLKKGLIHRDVNTVAGFGIERYTLEPWLNDGKLDWREGAISSLDKDVIADINTPFSSHGGTQVMQGNLGRAVMKTSAVPDENKIIEAPAVVFNSQHDIAAKFEAGELNKDCVVVVRYQGPQANGMPELHKLMPPLGVLMDKGYKVALVTDGRLSGASGKVPAAIHVTPEAVNGGLLSKVRDGDIIRVNGKTGELTLLVDEQTINARQDEIPDLSANNTGCGRELFINLRRHLSGAEQGACCIDF, encoded by the coding sequence ATGAACCCTAAAAATCATGACCATTTTCAGAACGACTTTGCACCTCTAAATGAAACAGTAAAACAGGTTACAGAGCGTATTGTTGCTCGTTCACAATCGACTCGTCGTGCTTATCTGAAAAAAATTGAAGCCGCAAAAAGCCAAACAGTACATCGTGCTCAACTTGCTTGTGGTAATTTGGCTCATGGTTTCGCTGCTTGTCAGGCTGATGATAAAAATCGCCTGAAAAATATGGTTCATAATGATATTGCCATTATCACTGCTTACAATGATATGTTGTCAGCTCATCAGCCGTATGAAGATTATCCTCAAAAAATTAAAAAAGCATTACATGCTGTTGGTGCCGTAGGACAAGTGGCAGGTGGTGTTCCTGCAATGTGCGATGGTGTCACTCAGGGTCAAGATGGCATGGAGCTATCACTCCTTAGTCGTGATGTGATTGCAATGTCAGCAGCAGTGGGTTTATCCCATAATATGTTTGATGGTGCGCTGTATTTAGGGATCTGCGATAAAATCGTTCCCGGATTAGCGATGGCTGCACTCTCTTTTGGTCATCTTCCTGCTATTTTTGTTCCTGCGGGTCCTATGACTAGCGGCTTACCCAATAAAGAAAAAGTCCGTATTCGCCAGCTTTATGCTGAAGGTAAAGTAGATCGTAATGCCTTGTTAGAAGCGGAAGCTGCTTCTTATCATAGTATTGGGACTTGTACCTTTTATGGCACAGCAAATTCCAACCAAATGGTGATGGAAATAATGGGGTTACATTTACCTGGTGCTTCTTTTGTGCATCCTAATACGCCATTGCGTGATGCATTAACTGACGCAGCCGCCAGCCAAATTGTGCGTCTCACTGAAAACTCGGGTAACTATCTTCCTATCGGGCAATTAGTTGATGAGAAAGTGATTGTAAATGGCATTATTGCTCTGTTAACAACAGGCGGTTCCACTAATCTCACTATGCACTTAGTCGCAATGGCCCGTGCAGCAGGTATTATTATTAATTGGGATGATTTCTCTGAACTTTCGCAAGTTGTTCCACTTATTGCTCGTATTTATCCTAATGGTCCAGCCGATATTAACCAATTTCAAGCGGCTGGAGGAATTGCTCTCATTATTCGTGAATTACTGAAAAAAGGCTTAATTCATCGTGATGTAAACACGGTGGCTGGATTTGGTATTGAACGCTATACCTTAGAGCCTTGGTTAAATGACGGCAAACTTGATTGGCGTGAAGGTGCGATAAGCTCTTTAGATAAAGATGTGATTGCTGATATAAATACGCCATTCTCATCACATGGTGGTACACAAGTGATGCAAGGTAATTTAGGTAGAGCGGTAATGAAAACCTCTGCGGTACCCGATGAGAATAAAATTATCGAAGCGCCAGCTGTTGTTTTTAATAGCCAACATGATATTGCCGCTAAATTTGAAGCTGGTGAGTTAAATAAAGATTGTGTGGTCGTTGTGCGTTATCAAGGACCACAAGCCAATGGGATGCCTGAATTACACAAATTAATGCCGCCGTTAGGGGTGTTAATGGATAAAGGCTACAAAGTCGCATTAGTTACAGATGGCAGACTTTCAGGCGCATCAGGTAAAGTTCCCGCCGCAATTCATGTTACACCAGAAGCGGTAAATGGTGGTTTATTATCCAAAGTACGTGATGGTGATATCATTCGTGTTAATGGTAAAACAGGTGAGTTAACGTTACTTGTCGATGAGCAAACAATAAATGCTCGCCAAGATGAAATCCCTGATTTAAGTGCCAACAATACAGGCTGTGGTCGTGAGTTATTCATTAATTTACGCCGTCATTTATCAGGTGCTGAACAAGGTGCTTGTTGCATTGATTTTTAA
- a CDS encoding bifunctional 4-hydroxy-2-oxoglutarate aldolase/2-dehydro-3-deoxy-phosphogluconate aldolase translates to MDHWNTSAESVLKSGPVVPVIVINHIDDAVPIAKALVAGGVKVLEVTLRTECAIEAIRRIAKEVPEAIVGAGTVINPQQLAQVTEAGAQFAISPGLTEALLKAAVAGTIPLIPGISTVSELMLGMSYGLNEFKFFPAEANGGVKALKAISGPFSTIRFCPTGGISPENYRNYLALESVLCIGGSWLVPNDAVKAGDFQRITELAKEAVAGTQR, encoded by the coding sequence ATGGATCATTGGAATACAAGTGCAGAGTCTGTACTAAAATCAGGGCCTGTTGTTCCGGTTATTGTTATCAACCATATTGATGATGCAGTCCCTATTGCAAAAGCTTTAGTCGCCGGTGGTGTAAAAGTCTTAGAAGTGACATTACGTACAGAATGTGCAATTGAAGCTATCCGCCGTATTGCAAAAGAAGTTCCTGAAGCTATTGTAGGCGCGGGGACGGTAATTAATCCTCAACAATTAGCGCAAGTTACTGAAGCAGGTGCTCAATTTGCTATTAGCCCAGGATTAACAGAAGCATTACTCAAAGCGGCTGTTGCGGGAACTATTCCTTTAATTCCAGGGATTTCAACAGTTTCCGAATTAATGCTGGGAATGAGCTACGGTTTAAATGAATTTAAGTTTTTCCCAGCTGAAGCTAATGGTGGTGTAAAGGCATTAAAAGCAATTTCAGGGCCATTCTCAACAATTCGCTTCTGCCCAACTGGCGGTATTTCACCAGAAAACTACCGTAACTACCTTGCACTTGAGAGTGTACTTTGTATTGGTGGTTCTTGGTTAGTGCCTAATGATGCAGTGAAAGCAGGTGATTTCCAACGCATTACTGAATTAGCTAAAGAAGCTGTTGCGGGTACTCAGCGTTAA
- the aceK gene encoding bifunctional isocitrate dehydrogenase kinase/phosphatase — protein MLMTPEDLIAQTILQGFDAQYGRFLEITSGAQYRFEQADWHGVQIAMKERIRLYDNHVGLVVEQLKCIRHDIDKESLFLQRVKENYTQLLPNYPRFEIAESFFNSVYCRLFYHRELNKKNLFVFSSQPAYRFTQAPRPLSKQFVIQSDLPTLLQDVLSRLPLRLPWQNKQRDIHSICSVLTAQFSSEQLQSAVFHIANELFYRNKAAWLIGKIVINNQYIPFLLPIHNVEQQLLIDTCLISADEASIVFGFARSYFMVYAPFPAALVAWLRDILPSKSIAELYMSIGCQKHGKTEYYREYLAFMNFSSEQFIEAPGVKGMVMLVFTLPTYDRVFKVIKDKFAPQKTITAERVKECYQLVKEHDRVGRMADTQEFENFMIDKKRISPELMAVFEQEIPNKLEDLGDKILIRHLYMERRMIPLNIYMEQCDVNQLKAVVEDYGQALKELIAANIFPGDMLFKNFGVTRHHRVIFYDYDEISYMTDMNFRAIPPARYPEDELASEPWYSVALNDVFPEEFRYFLCSDKRVCHYFEAQHRELLSPEYWQQQQQKIKEGYIEDVYAYSQTKRFT, from the coding sequence TTGTTAATGACGCCAGAAGATTTAATTGCTCAAACAATTTTACAAGGCTTTGATGCCCAATATGGTCGCTTCCTTGAGATAACCTCGGGGGCACAATATCGTTTTGAGCAGGCGGATTGGCATGGTGTTCAAATCGCGATGAAAGAGCGCATCCGTTTATACGATAATCATGTTGGATTAGTGGTTGAACAACTTAAGTGTATTCGGCATGATATTGATAAAGAAAGTCTTTTTCTACAAAGGGTGAAAGAAAACTATACGCAATTATTGCCCAATTACCCTCGGTTTGAGATCGCAGAGAGCTTTTTTAATTCTGTTTATTGTCGTCTGTTTTACCATCGTGAATTGAATAAAAAAAACCTATTTGTTTTTTCATCCCAACCAGCTTATCGCTTTACACAAGCACCTCGACCGTTATCAAAGCAGTTTGTTATTCAGAGTGATTTACCCACATTACTGCAAGACGTTTTATCACGCTTACCTTTGCGATTACCGTGGCAAAATAAACAACGCGACATTCACTCTATTTGTAGTGTACTTACCGCTCAATTCTCTTCTGAACAATTGCAGAGTGCGGTATTTCATATTGCAAACGAACTCTTTTATCGTAATAAAGCGGCTTGGTTGATTGGAAAAATAGTGATTAATAATCAATATATTCCATTCTTATTGCCTATTCATAATGTTGAGCAGCAATTACTGATTGATACCTGCCTTATCTCAGCAGATGAAGCTAGTATTGTCTTTGGTTTTGCCCGTTCTTATTTTATGGTTTATGCCCCATTTCCTGCGGCATTAGTCGCATGGTTAAGAGATATATTACCAAGCAAATCTATCGCTGAGCTTTATATGTCTATAGGATGCCAAAAACACGGTAAAACAGAATACTATCGTGAATACCTCGCCTTTATGAATTTTTCATCAGAGCAATTTATTGAAGCACCCGGTGTAAAAGGTATGGTGATGTTAGTATTTACATTACCAACTTATGATCGAGTTTTTAAAGTAATCAAAGACAAGTTTGCACCACAAAAAACGATCACTGCGGAGCGTGTAAAAGAGTGCTATCAATTGGTTAAAGAACATGATCGTGTTGGACGAATGGCAGATACCCAAGAGTTTGAGAATTTTATGATCGATAAGAAAAGAATTAGCCCTGAATTAATGGCTGTTTTTGAACAAGAGATCCCAAATAAACTAGAAGATCTAGGTGATAAAATACTGATCCGTCACCTTTATATGGAACGGAGAATGATACCGCTCAATATCTATATGGAACAGTGCGATGTCAATCAACTTAAAGCTGTTGTTGAAGATTATGGGCAAGCGTTGAAAGAGCTTATTGCAGCGAATATTTTTCCCGGTGATATGCTGTTTAAAAACTTTGGTGTAACTCGGCATCATCGTGTGATTTTCTATGACTATGATGAAATTAGTTATATGACAGATATGAATTTTCGGGCGATCCCTCCTGCTCGTTACCCTGAAGATGAATTAGCGAGCGAGCCTTGGTATAGCGTTGCACTCAATGATGTATTTCCTGAAGAATTTCGCTATTTTTTATGTAGTGATAAGCGAGTTTGCCACTATTTTGAAGCTCAACATCGTGAGCTTTTATCACCAGAATATTGGCAACAGCAACAGCAAAAAATTAAAGAAGGGTATATCGAAGATGTTTATGCCTATTCCCAAACTAAGCGATTTACTTAA